From the genome of Aspergillus fumigatus Af293 chromosome 1, whole genome shotgun sequence, one region includes:
- the tim10 gene encoding Tim10/DDP family zinc finger protein produces the protein MSFLFGGPPKMSSAEKIAAAETEVEMVSDMFNRLTESCQKKCIPNDYREGDLNKGESVCLDRCVSKFFEVNIKVSEKMQGEAAQKQGAPGFGM, from the exons ATGTCTTTCCTCTTCGGCGGTCCCCCCAAGATGTCCTCGGCAGAGAAGATTGCTGCCGCAGAGACGGAAGTCGAGATGGTTTCCGATATGTTCAACCG TCTCACCGAGTCTTGCCAGAAGAAGTGCATTCCCAACGACTACCGGGAAGGCGACTTGAACAAGGGCGAATCAGTCTGCCTCGACCGCTGCGTCTCCAAGTTCTTTGAGGTCAACATCAAGGTCAGCGAGAAGATGCAGGGTGAGGCGGCCCAGAAACAGGGCGCTCCTGGATTCGGCATGTAA